From Acomys russatus chromosome 2, mAcoRus1.1, whole genome shotgun sequence, one genomic window encodes:
- the Tnfsf15 gene encoding tumor necrosis factor ligand superfamily member 15, giving the protein MAEELGLGYGEAARVETLPDGCRNRPEARARLAARSKACLALTCCLLSFPILAGLSTFLMVGRLQVPGKDCKVRAIPVQESESSPQAVYTPARAKPRAHLTILKQTPMPHLQDQFPALQWEHDLGLAFTKNRMNYSNKFLMIPESGDYFIYSQITFRGTTSECGDISQGKQPKKPDSITVVITKMADHYLQPIRLLTGTKSVCEISSNWFQPLYLAAMFSLEEGDRLMVNVSDISLVDYTKEDKTFFGAFLL; this is encoded by the exons ATGGCAGAGGAGCTGGGGCTGGGCTATGGGGAAGCAGCCAGAGTGGAAACGCTGCCGGATGGCTGCAGAAACAGGCCAGAGGCCAGGGCCAGGCTCGCCGCCAGGAGCAAAGCATGCTTGGCTCTCACCTGCTGCCTGCTGTCATTTCCCATCCTGGCAGGACTTAGCACCTTCCTGATGGTTGGCCGGCTCCAGGTCCCGGGAAAAGACTGTAAGGTGAGG GCTATACCAGTCCAGGAGTCTGAATCTTCACCACAGGCAGTTT ACACACCTGCCAGAGCCAAGCCAAGGGCACACCTGACAA TTCTGAAACAAACACCTATGCCACATCTGCAAGATCAGTTCCCGGCTCTGCAGTGGGAGCATGACCTAGGGTTGGCCTTCACCAAGAACCGGATGAACTACTCCAACAAATTCCTGATGATCCCAGAATCAGGAGACTATTTCATTTACTCCCAGATCACATTCCGAGGGACCACGTCCGAGTGTGGTGACATCAGCCAGGGGAAACAACCAAAGAAGCCAGACTCCATCACTGTGGTTATCACCAAGATGGCAGACCACTACCTCCAGCCTATCCGCCTCCTCACAGGGACCAAGTCTGTGTGTGAAATAAGCAGCAACTGGTTTCAGCCCCTCTACCTTGCAGCCATGTTCTCCTTGGAAGAAGGGGATAGGCTGATGGTAAACGTCAGTGACATCTCCTTGGTGGACTATACAAAGGAAGATAAAACTTTCTTTGGAGCCTTCTTGCTATGA